The Thalassotalea nanhaiensis genome has a window encoding:
- a CDS encoding pseudouridine synthase, protein MSNLENKNSRNQLKSNNKQAQQKRNRPSTGAYKKASSFKQKAKPVKLDTGPTKVVIFNKPFDVLTQFTDDQKRKTLKDYIDVPHVYAAGRLDKDSEGLLVLTNDGKLQHQLANPKNNKSKIYWVQVEGAPSQEAINALIEGVELKDGLTKPAKVKVINEPSIWPRYPPIRERKNIPTTWLEMSISEGKNRQVRRMTAHIGHPTLRLIRYSVGKYTLSDLKPGEYRIV, encoded by the coding sequence TTGTCTAATTTAGAAAATAAAAACAGCCGAAATCAGCTAAAATCAAATAACAAACAAGCCCAACAAAAGCGTAATAGGCCAAGTACTGGTGCGTATAAGAAAGCGAGTTCTTTCAAACAAAAAGCCAAACCAGTAAAGCTTGATACAGGCCCAACAAAGGTGGTTATATTTAATAAACCGTTTGATGTTCTTACCCAGTTTACTGACGATCAAAAACGCAAAACATTAAAAGATTATATTGATGTTCCTCATGTATACGCGGCAGGTAGATTAGATAAAGACTCTGAAGGCTTACTAGTATTAACCAATGATGGTAAATTACAGCACCAATTAGCCAATCCTAAAAACAACAAAAGTAAAATTTATTGGGTACAAGTCGAAGGTGCACCAAGCCAAGAAGCAATTAACGCTTTAATTGAAGGCGTTGAACTTAAAGATGGGTTAACTAAACCGGCTAAAGTTAAAGTCATTAACGAGCCATCAATTTGGCCACGTTATCCCCCTATACGTGAACGCAAAAACATCCCTACAACTTGGCTCGAAATGAGTATTAGTGAAGGTAAAAACCGTCAGGTACGTCGTATGACGGCTCATATTGGTCACCCTACTCTACGTTTAATACGCTATTCTGTAGGTAAATATACATTAAGTGACCTAAAGCCCGGTGAGTACCGAATCGTATAA
- the clpS gene encoding ATP-dependent Clp protease adapter ClpS, translating to MGKGKEELEGDLQTLEIEKEKFKRPSMYRVILLNDDYTPMDFVVDVLSKFFGMNSDQATDIMLTIHYKGKASCGIFSAEVAETKVDLVCRYAREHQHPLMCTMEKV from the coding sequence ATGGGCAAGGGTAAAGAAGAGCTCGAAGGCGATCTGCAGACGCTGGAAATCGAAAAAGAAAAATTTAAGCGTCCATCTATGTATCGGGTAATTTTATTAAATGATGATTACACACCGATGGATTTCGTTGTAGATGTATTAAGTAAGTTTTTTGGCATGAACAGTGATCAAGCAACTGACATCATGCTGACAATACATTATAAAGGTAAAGCAAGCTGCGGTATTTTTAGTGCCGAAGTGGCAGAAACAAAAGTTGATTTAGTGTGTCGTTATGCCCGAGAACATCAGCATCCGTTGATGTGTACCATGGAAAAGGTATAA
- a CDS encoding cupin domain-containing protein, whose translation MKIDFKDLTPETFLAEYWQKKPLIIKGAFANFEDSIDANELAGLAMEEFIESRIISCNNSKWDVKHGPFEDFSEFGEANWTLLVQAVNHWSADVDSLIEPFKFIPNWRIDDVMVSFSTPGGGVGPHLDQYDVFIIQGEGKRRWQVGKPDASLTELIPHEDLKQVSMFNAVIDEITEPGDLLYIPPNHPHNGVSIDNSINYSVGFQAPSAQELISAFADYQLDNHLFEQRFDDSKRRATDKPEEIEGSDLNLLHNVMTSAFKDEGLVQDFLGKYLTTVHHTLNLLVPVEPLPIELIKELLAEGEVLYPVLGLKCILINQHEIKRLFVNGENFPVDTDTIELAKLLASKKPLTKNLVESSLNCLKNQQLLTSVINKGLWCFECD comes from the coding sequence ATGAAAATAGATTTTAAAGATTTAACTCCAGAAACCTTTCTTGCTGAATATTGGCAGAAAAAACCATTAATCATCAAAGGTGCTTTTGCTAATTTTGAAGATTCAATAGACGCTAACGAATTAGCTGGTTTAGCGATGGAAGAATTTATCGAATCTAGGATCATTAGTTGCAACAATTCCAAGTGGGATGTGAAACATGGGCCCTTTGAAGATTTTAGCGAGTTTGGTGAAGCAAACTGGACCCTACTTGTGCAAGCAGTTAATCATTGGTCAGCAGATGTTGATTCATTAATTGAACCATTTAAGTTTATTCCAAATTGGCGTATTGATGATGTTATGGTCAGTTTTTCAACTCCAGGTGGCGGTGTTGGTCCCCACTTGGATCAATACGATGTATTTATCATTCAAGGTGAAGGAAAAAGGCGTTGGCAAGTAGGTAAACCTGATGCTTCCTTAACAGAGCTAATTCCGCATGAAGATTTAAAGCAGGTCTCAATGTTTAATGCAGTAATAGATGAAATTACCGAACCTGGCGATTTACTTTATATTCCGCCGAACCACCCACACAATGGTGTGTCTATTGATAATTCAATTAATTACTCTGTTGGCTTTCAGGCGCCAAGTGCACAGGAGTTAATATCTGCATTTGCTGATTACCAACTGGACAATCATTTATTTGAACAACGATTTGATGACAGCAAACGACGAGCGACAGACAAACCAGAAGAAATCGAAGGTTCAGATCTAAACCTACTACATAACGTAATGACATCCGCATTTAAAGACGAAGGTTTAGTACAGGATTTTCTAGGTAAATACTTAACAACAGTACACCACACCTTAAATTTGCTCGTTCCTGTTGAACCTTTGCCGATCGAGCTGATAAAAGAACTTTTAGCGGAAGGCGAAGTACTTTACCCAGTATTAGGTCTGAAGTGTATATTAATAAATCAACATGAAATCAAACGCTTATTCGTAAATGGAGAAAACTTCCCGGTAGACACTGATACTATTGAGTTAGCAAAATTATTAGCTAGCAAAAAACCTTTGACGAAAAACTTAGTAGAAAGTTCATTAAATTGTTTGAAAAACCAACAACTGTTAACTAGTGTTATTAATAAGGGGCTCTGGTGTTTTGAGTGTGACTAA
- a CDS encoding NADP-dependent isocitrate dehydrogenase — MTTDNSKIIYTITDEAPALATHSFLPIVEAFTAPAGIEMTTKDISLAGRIIANLAEFLPEEQRIGDALAELGDLAKTPEANIIKLPNISASIPQLQAAIKELQAKGYALPEFPEDAKNDEEKAIKAAYSKVLGSAVNPVLREGNSDRRAPGSVKQFAKNNPHRMGAWAKDSKSHVAHMSGGDFYGSEQSVTVADATDVKIEFTATDGTVNVLKASTPLLAGEIIDSSVMNSKALQAFLAEQIADAKAQGVLFSLHMKATMMKVSDPIIFGQCVSVFYKAVFDKHAEVFADLGVDVNNGIGDVYAKISSLDESLQAEIKADLDAVYVDAPAMAMVDSDKGITNLHVPSDVIIDASMPAMIRGGGKMWNTAGEEQDTKAVIPDRCYATLYSETIAFCKENGAFDVTTMGTVPNVGLMAQKAEEYGSHDKTFQMAADGVVKVIDASGTVLMEQNVESGDIFRMCQTKDLPIQDWVKLAVNRSRLSNTPAIFWLDENRAHDAEMIKKVNAYLPQHDTTGLDIQILAPTDATKVTLQRAKDGLDTISVTGNVLRDYLTDLFPILELGTSAKMLSIVPLMNGGGLFETGAGGSAPKHVQQFEQENYLRWDSLGEFLALAASLEHVSNFANNPQAQVLADTLDAATATFLAENKSPARRVGQIDNRGSHFYLAMYWAQELAAQDTDAALKAKFTTLAATLTENEAKIVDELNSAQGVENNIGGYYQADVELAAKAMRPSATLNAALSAL, encoded by the coding sequence ATGACAACTGATAATTCAAAAATCATTTATACCATTACCGATGAAGCACCTGCATTAGCAACTCATTCTTTTTTACCAATTGTTGAAGCATTTACTGCTCCGGCTGGTATTGAAATGACTACTAAAGATATCTCTTTAGCTGGTCGTATTATTGCAAACTTAGCAGAGTTTTTACCTGAAGAGCAACGTATTGGCGATGCACTTGCCGAGTTAGGCGATTTAGCTAAAACACCAGAAGCTAATATTATTAAGTTACCTAACATCAGTGCTTCAATTCCACAATTACAAGCAGCGATCAAAGAACTACAAGCTAAAGGTTATGCCTTACCTGAGTTTCCTGAAGATGCTAAAAACGATGAAGAGAAAGCAATAAAAGCTGCGTACTCTAAAGTATTAGGTTCAGCAGTTAACCCTGTATTACGAGAAGGTAATTCTGACCGTCGTGCACCAGGTTCTGTTAAGCAATTTGCTAAAAATAATCCTCACCGTATGGGTGCTTGGGCAAAAGATTCAAAGTCTCACGTTGCACACATGAGTGGCGGTGACTTCTATGGTAGCGAACAATCAGTAACTGTTGCTGACGCAACTGATGTTAAAATTGAATTCACAGCTACTGACGGTACAGTTAATGTATTAAAAGCTTCTACGCCGCTATTAGCTGGTGAGATCATTGATTCATCAGTAATGAACTCAAAAGCATTACAAGCATTTTTAGCTGAGCAAATTGCTGATGCAAAAGCACAGGGTGTTTTATTCTCTTTACACATGAAAGCAACAATGATGAAAGTTTCTGACCCAATCATTTTTGGTCAATGTGTATCAGTATTTTACAAAGCTGTTTTCGATAAGCACGCTGAAGTATTTGCAGACCTTGGTGTTGATGTTAATAATGGTATTGGTGATGTTTACGCAAAAATTAGTTCTTTAGATGAATCATTACAAGCTGAAATAAAAGCTGATTTAGATGCTGTGTATGTTGATGCCCCTGCTATGGCAATGGTTGATTCAGATAAAGGCATTACTAACTTACACGTACCTTCAGATGTAATCATTGATGCTTCAATGCCTGCAATGATCCGTGGCGGCGGTAAAATGTGGAACACTGCTGGCGAAGAGCAAGATACTAAAGCTGTAATTCCTGATCGTTGTTATGCAACCTTATATTCTGAAACAATTGCTTTCTGTAAAGAAAATGGCGCATTTGACGTAACAACTATGGGTACTGTACCTAACGTTGGTTTAATGGCACAAAAAGCAGAAGAGTATGGTTCTCATGATAAAACATTCCAAATGGCAGCTGATGGTGTGGTTAAAGTTATCGACGCATCTGGTACTGTTCTTATGGAACAAAATGTTGAATCTGGCGATATCTTCCGTATGTGTCAAACTAAAGACTTACCAATTCAAGATTGGGTTAAGCTTGCTGTAAACCGTTCTCGTTTATCAAATACACCAGCGATTTTCTGGTTAGATGAAAACCGTGCACACGACGCTGAAATGATTAAAAAAGTAAATGCTTATTTGCCACAGCACGATACAACGGGTTTAGATATTCAAATTTTAGCACCAACTGACGCAACTAAAGTAACACTTCAACGTGCTAAAGATGGTTTAGATACTATCTCTGTAACAGGTAATGTATTACGTGATTACTTAACAGATTTATTCCCAATTTTAGAATTAGGTACGTCAGCTAAAATGCTTTCAATCGTGCCATTAATGAACGGCGGTGGTTTATTTGAAACTGGTGCTGGTGGCTCTGCTCCTAAGCACGTTCAACAGTTTGAACAAGAAAACTACTTACGTTGGGATTCATTAGGTGAGTTCTTAGCATTAGCTGCGTCTTTAGAGCACGTGAGCAACTTTGCTAATAACCCACAAGCACAAGTGCTTGCTGATACTTTAGATGCTGCTACTGCGACGTTCTTAGCTGAAAACAAATCTCCAGCGCGTCGTGTAGGTCAAATTGATAACCGTGGTTCTCATTTCTACCTTGCTATGTACTGGGCACAAGAATTAGCCGCTCAAGATACTGATGCAGCGCTTAAAGCGAAATTTACTACACTTGCAGCAACGTTAACTGAAAACGAAGCTAAAATTGTTGATGAATTAAACTCAGCTCAAGGTGTTGAAAACAACATTGGCGGTTACTACCAAGCAGATGTTGAATTGGCTGCAAAAGCAATGCGTCCAAGTGCAACACTTAATGCTGCGTTAAGCGCACTTTAA
- the purB gene encoding adenylosuccinate lyase, translated as MELSSISAISPVDGRYGSKVKALRPIFSEFGLIKYRVTVEVRWLQKLAATAEIAEVPAFSNEANAVLDAIVTDFSEADAARVKTIEATTNHDVKAVEYLLKEKVAAYPELDAVSEFIHFACTSEDINNLSHALMLSDCRQEVLLPVMDEILSEIKNLALEYQSMPMMCRTHGQPASPSTMGKEMANVYVRLKRQRDQIANVEMLGKINGAVGNYNAHISAYPEVNWHEFSETFVTSLGVTWNAFTTQIEPHDYIAELFDAVARFNTILIDFDRDVWGYIALGHFKQKTIAGEIGSSTMPHKVNPIDFENSEGNLGIANAILNHLAQKLPVSRWQRDLTDSTVLRNLGVGFAHSLISYQSTLKGMSKLEVNEQALLDELDKNWEVLAEPIQTVMRRYGIEKPYEKLKELTRGKRVDADSMRAFIDTLAMPESAKDELKAMTPASYIGRAIEFVNEI; from the coding sequence ATGGAACTTTCAAGCATTAGTGCAATTTCACCAGTAGATGGTCGTTACGGCAGCAAAGTAAAAGCCCTACGTCCGATCTTTAGTGAGTTTGGTCTGATCAAATACCGTGTAACTGTAGAAGTTCGCTGGTTACAAAAATTAGCCGCAACAGCAGAAATCGCTGAAGTACCAGCATTTTCAAATGAAGCGAATGCCGTATTAGATGCTATTGTAACTGACTTTTCAGAAGCCGATGCTGCTCGCGTAAAAACCATTGAAGCGACTACAAACCATGATGTAAAAGCCGTAGAGTACCTATTAAAAGAAAAAGTTGCAGCTTATCCTGAGCTTGACGCAGTTTCTGAATTTATTCACTTTGCCTGTACGTCTGAAGACATCAACAACTTATCTCACGCATTAATGTTATCTGATTGTCGCCAAGAAGTTTTATTACCGGTAATGGATGAAATCTTAAGCGAGATTAAAAACCTAGCGCTTGAATATCAATCAATGCCAATGATGTGTCGTACTCACGGTCAACCTGCAAGCCCAAGTACTATGGGTAAAGAAATGGCTAACGTTTATGTACGTTTAAAGCGTCAACGTGATCAAATTGCCAATGTTGAAATGTTAGGTAAAATTAACGGCGCTGTTGGTAACTATAATGCTCACATATCAGCTTACCCAGAAGTAAACTGGCATGAGTTCTCTGAAACATTTGTTACCTCTTTAGGTGTTACATGGAATGCTTTCACTACTCAAATTGAACCACATGACTACATTGCTGAATTATTTGATGCTGTGGCACGTTTCAACACAATACTAATCGACTTTGATCGTGATGTTTGGGGTTATATTGCCTTAGGTCACTTTAAGCAAAAAACTATTGCTGGTGAAATTGGCTCTTCAACAATGCCGCACAAAGTTAACCCTATTGATTTTGAGAACTCTGAAGGTAACCTAGGTATTGCAAACGCAATATTGAACCACCTTGCACAAAAACTTCCTGTATCTCGCTGGCAACGTGATCTAACCGACTCTACAGTTCTTCGTAATTTAGGTGTAGGTTTTGCTCACTCATTAATTTCATACCAGTCTACGTTAAAAGGTATGAGCAAGTTAGAAGTAAATGAGCAAGCGTTATTAGATGAATTGGACAAAAACTGGGAAGTTTTAGCTGAACCAATTCAAACGGTTATGCGTCGTTACGGTATTGAAAAGCCATACGAAAAACTGAAAGAATTAACTCGTGGTAAACGTGTTGATGCTGACTCTATGCGTGCATTCATTGATACTTTAGCAATGCCTGAAAGCGCTAAAGACGAATTAAAAGCTATGACTCCAGCAAGTTACATCGGTCGAGCGATTGAGTTTGTTAACGAAATCTAA
- the cspD gene encoding cold shock domain-containing protein CspD translates to MANGTVKWFNNAKGFGFICPEEGGEDIFAHYSTIVMDGYRTLKAGQHVDYELNQGPKGHHAASIKPTDCE, encoded by the coding sequence ATGGCAAACGGTACAGTGAAATGGTTTAACAATGCCAAAGGTTTTGGTTTTATTTGTCCTGAAGAAGGTGGTGAAGACATTTTTGCTCACTACTCAACAATAGTAATGGACGGATACCGAACTTTAAAGGCAGGTCAACACGTTGATTATGAGCTTAATCAGGGCCCTAAGGGACACCATGCTGCAAGCATAAAACCAACAGACTGCGAATAA
- the mnmA gene encoding tRNA 2-thiouridine(34) synthase MnmA, with the protein MNTEQNTANKDIKVIVGMSGGVDSSVSAYLLLEQGYQVEGLFMKNWEEDDDDEYCAAADDLKDAQQVCEKLGIELHTINFAAEYWDNVFEYFLEEYKAGRTPNPDIMCNKEIKFKAFLEFACEDLGADYIATGHYVQRRADADGKFEMLRGLDSNKDQSYFLYTLSHKQVGQTLFPVGHIEKPEVRAIAEREGLVTANKKDSTGICFIGERKFKDFLGKFLPAQPGVIETAEGVEVGKHEGLMYHTLGQRKGLHIGGLRDAGEEPWYVVDKDMQRNVLIVGQGNKHPRLFSKGLIASQLHWVSRIDLSISQSIQCTVKTRYRQDDVVCTVTRLDDENYQVVFEQEQSSVTPGQSVVFYQNEICLGGGIIDTLIR; encoded by the coding sequence TTGAATACTGAGCAAAACACAGCAAATAAAGATATTAAAGTTATCGTCGGCATGTCTGGCGGTGTTGATTCGTCCGTTTCAGCTTACTTGTTATTAGAACAAGGTTATCAGGTTGAAGGTCTGTTTATGAAAAACTGGGAAGAAGATGATGACGATGAATATTGTGCTGCCGCAGATGATCTTAAAGACGCACAACAAGTATGTGAAAAGCTTGGTATTGAATTACACACAATAAACTTTGCTGCAGAATACTGGGACAATGTTTTTGAGTATTTCCTTGAAGAATACAAAGCTGGACGAACACCTAATCCAGATATTATGTGTAATAAAGAAATTAAATTTAAGGCGTTCCTTGAGTTTGCTTGTGAAGACTTAGGCGCAGATTACATTGCTACAGGGCATTATGTTCAACGCAGAGCTGATGCTGACGGCAAGTTTGAAATGTTGCGCGGACTAGACAGTAATAAAGACCAAAGTTATTTCTTATATACATTGAGCCACAAGCAAGTGGGTCAAACGTTATTCCCTGTCGGACATATTGAGAAACCTGAAGTGCGTGCAATTGCTGAGCGCGAAGGTTTAGTTACCGCCAACAAAAAAGACTCTACCGGTATTTGTTTTATCGGTGAGCGTAAGTTCAAAGACTTCTTAGGAAAGTTTTTACCTGCTCAACCTGGTGTTATTGAAACGGCCGAGGGTGTTGAAGTTGGTAAACACGAAGGCTTAATGTATCACACCTTGGGACAGCGCAAAGGCTTACACATTGGTGGTTTAAGAGATGCCGGTGAAGAACCTTGGTATGTAGTTGATAAAGACATGCAACGCAATGTATTAATCGTCGGCCAAGGTAATAAACACCCTCGCCTTTTTTCTAAAGGATTAATCGCATCGCAATTGCATTGGGTCTCACGAATCGATTTATCAATAAGCCAGTCTATACAATGCACTGTAAAAACTCGTTATAGACAAGACGACGTGGTATGTACTGTCACACGTTTAGACGATGAAAATTATCAAGTAGTTTTTGAGCAAGAACAAAGTTCAGTTACACCTGGACAATCGGTAGTATTTTATCAAAATGAAATTTGTTTGGGTGGTGGCATTATCGACACCCTGATCAGATGA
- the clpA gene encoding ATP-dependent Clp protease ATP-binding subunit ClpA, which produces MLNKDLEISLNLAFRQAKDSRHEFMTVEHLLLALLENPEAVDAINACGGDINKLKMEILNFIGETTPVIPQGDEDRETQPTLGFQRVLQRAVFHVQSSGKTEVNGANVLVAIFSEQESQAAYFLKKSEITRLDIVNYISHGIAKNLQPEEVSPSLEQPVTPEDESKNLDAYADNLNALAVKGEIDPMIGRSNELNRAVQVLSRRRKNNPLFVGEAGVGKTAIAEGLAKLIVEKKAPEVLADATIYSLDMGALLAGTKYRGDFEKRFKALLKELQKDKHAILFIDEIHTIIGAGAASGGMMDASNLIKPLLSSGKLRCMGSTTFQEFKTIFEKDRALARRFQKIDIHEPSIDETTKILMGLKEKYEEHHSVKYSNKALRAAAELSAKYINDRFLPDKAIDVIDEAGAKQQIVAATKRKKVINIGDIEAIVASIARIPEKSVSSTEKDNLMNIDRNLKMVVFGQDEAIDGLTSVIRLSRAGLGADEKPIGSFLFSGPTGVGKTEVTQQLAKQLGVELLRFDMSEYMEKHAVSRLIGAPPGYVGFEQGGLLTDSVIKHPHSVVLLDEIEKAHSDIYNILLQVMDHGTLTDNNGRKADFRNVVLVLTTNAGVQETQRKSIGFKQQDHSHDAMSEINRVFSPEFRNRLDSIIWFNHLENEVVEQVVDKFIVELQVQLDGKGVSLEMSKQARTWLANHGYDKSMGARPMARLIQEKLKKPLANELLFGDLMQGGVAKVCVNKKSDTLSVTVEPKKELVSQ; this is translated from the coding sequence ATGTTGAATAAAGATTTGGAAATTTCGTTAAATTTAGCTTTTCGTCAGGCGAAAGATTCTCGCCATGAGTTTATGACGGTAGAGCATTTGTTGTTAGCGCTATTAGAAAACCCGGAAGCGGTTGATGCTATAAATGCTTGTGGTGGTGACATCAACAAGTTAAAAATGGAAATTCTAAACTTTATTGGAGAAACAACCCCGGTTATTCCTCAAGGTGATGAAGATAGAGAAACACAACCAACATTAGGCTTTCAAAGAGTTTTACAACGTGCTGTTTTTCATGTTCAATCATCAGGTAAAACTGAGGTTAATGGCGCTAATGTATTAGTCGCTATCTTTAGTGAACAAGAATCTCAAGCTGCTTATTTCCTTAAAAAGTCTGAAATCACTCGACTTGATATTGTTAATTATATTTCCCATGGTATTGCGAAAAACTTGCAGCCGGAAGAGGTTAGTCCAAGTTTAGAACAACCAGTAACGCCAGAAGATGAATCTAAAAATCTTGATGCTTACGCTGATAATTTGAATGCATTAGCCGTTAAAGGCGAAATTGACCCTATGATCGGTCGCAGCAATGAACTAAACAGAGCTGTACAAGTGTTGAGTCGTCGACGTAAAAACAACCCATTGTTCGTTGGTGAAGCAGGCGTTGGTAAAACCGCAATTGCTGAAGGCTTAGCCAAATTAATTGTTGAAAAGAAAGCGCCAGAAGTGTTGGCTGATGCAACCATTTACTCTTTAGATATGGGCGCATTGTTGGCTGGTACAAAGTACCGTGGTGATTTTGAAAAACGTTTTAAGGCGTTATTAAAAGAGTTACAAAAAGACAAGCACGCGATTTTATTTATCGATGAAATTCATACTATCATTGGCGCTGGTGCTGCATCAGGCGGCATGATGGACGCTTCAAACCTAATAAAACCGCTTTTGTCATCAGGTAAACTGCGCTGTATGGGCTCAACCACCTTTCAAGAATTTAAAACAATTTTTGAAAAAGACAGGGCTTTGGCTCGTCGTTTCCAAAAAATTGATATTCATGAACCTAGTATTGATGAAACCACAAAGATATTAATGGGTTTGAAAGAAAAGTATGAAGAACACCATAGTGTTAAATATTCTAACAAAGCGTTAAGGGCTGCCGCAGAGCTTTCTGCTAAATACATCAATGATCGATTTTTACCTGATAAGGCGATTGATGTTATTGATGAAGCTGGCGCTAAGCAACAAATTGTCGCTGCTACTAAACGTAAGAAAGTAATAAATATTGGTGATATAGAAGCAATTGTTGCCAGTATTGCCCGTATTCCTGAAAAGTCGGTATCTTCCACTGAAAAAGATAACTTGATGAATATTGACCGCAACTTGAAAATGGTTGTATTTGGTCAGGATGAAGCGATTGATGGTTTAACTTCGGTGATCAGATTAAGCAGAGCAGGGCTTGGCGCTGATGAAAAGCCGATTGGTTCATTTTTATTCTCAGGCCCTACCGGTGTTGGTAAAACTGAGGTAACACAGCAATTAGCCAAACAGTTGGGTGTTGAACTGTTACGTTTTGATATGTCTGAATACATGGAAAAACATGCAGTTAGCCGTTTAATTGGTGCTCCTCCTGGATATGTAGGTTTCGAACAGGGCGGTTTGCTGACTGACTCTGTTATTAAACACCCGCATTCAGTGGTATTACTTGATGAAATTGAGAAAGCGCATTCAGATATTTATAATATCTTATTACAAGTAATGGACCACGGTACGTTAACTGACAATAATGGTCGAAAAGCTGATTTTAGAAATGTTGTATTAGTATTAACTACAAATGCAGGCGTACAAGAAACACAGCGTAAATCTATAGGCTTTAAACAACAAGACCATAGTCATGACGCTATGAGCGAAATAAACCGCGTATTCTCGCCTGAATTTAGAAATCGTCTCGACTCAATTATTTGGTTTAATCATTTAGAGAATGAAGTGGTTGAACAGGTTGTTGACAAATTTATTGTTGAACTACAAGTGCAATTGGATGGCAAAGGTGTTTCGTTAGAAATGTCTAAACAGGCCAGAACCTGGTTAGCTAACCATGGTTATGATAAATCAATGGGTGCAAGACCTATGGCTAGACTAATCCAAGAGAAACTGAAAAAACCGCTCGCAAACGAACTTCTGTTTGGTGATTTAATGCAAGGTGGTGTGGCAAAAGTTTGTGTAAATAAAAAATCAGACACGTTGAGTGTTACGGTTGAGCCCAAAAAAGAGCTTGTCTCTCAATAA
- a CDS encoding NUDIX hydrolase yields MTEQFKPNTTVAGIIFHQDKFLIVEEVDDEKIVYNQPAGHVEENENLIAAFKREVLEETGLQVEPDFISGIYYHYREDIKLHYLRFCFVVELSDFTETQPQDSDILRAIWLTKEELLAKGEQIRSPLVVECLNDFLNGNNYPLSILKTNITSVNT; encoded by the coding sequence ATGACAGAACAATTTAAGCCCAATACAACCGTTGCCGGAATAATTTTTCATCAGGATAAATTCCTGATTGTTGAGGAAGTCGATGACGAAAAGATTGTTTACAACCAACCTGCTGGTCATGTTGAAGAAAATGAAAACTTGATCGCCGCATTCAAACGAGAAGTATTGGAAGAAACCGGTTTACAGGTTGAACCCGATTTTATAAGTGGTATTTATTATCATTATCGCGAAGATATAAAACTACATTATCTTCGATTTTGTTTTGTCGTAGAGCTTAGTGACTTTACTGAAACGCAGCCCCAAGACAGTGATATCTTACGTGCTATTTGGTTAACTAAAGAAGAATTACTTGCTAAAGGTGAGCAAATTAGGAGCCCGCTGGTAGTCGAATGTTTAAATGATTTTTTAAATGGCAATAACTACCCGCTTTCAATTCTCAAAACAAATATAACTTCTGTTAATACATAA
- the hflD gene encoding high frequency lysogenization protein HflD gives MKEQTLAFAGICQVAMMAQGIARKNHCDEDLFNVMMSSIVNTNPANCLGVYDDKLENVSDGLMMIIAQLGDKNPKKDPEITRYIVSLLNLERRLQNKPKVMAELGSRIEQCSRQLDHFDLDSEHMRNSFASIYTDVISPLGAKIQIAGDPNILKQVGNQHRIRALLLAGIRATVLWRQMGGKRRTILFRRGNFVATAQQLLKQI, from the coding sequence ATGAAAGAACAGACTTTAGCCTTCGCCGGAATTTGCCAAGTTGCAATGATGGCACAAGGTATTGCCCGCAAAAATCATTGTGATGAAGATTTATTTAACGTAATGATGAGCAGCATTGTAAACACCAATCCAGCAAACTGCTTAGGCGTGTATGATGATAAACTGGAAAATGTCAGTGATGGACTGATGATGATAATTGCCCAACTAGGTGACAAGAATCCGAAAAAAGACCCAGAAATCACCCGCTATATCGTTAGTTTATTAAATTTAGAACGACGTTTACAAAATAAGCCTAAAGTTATGGCTGAACTTGGCTCTCGCATTGAGCAATGTTCTCGCCAACTTGATCATTTTGATTTAGATAGTGAACATATGCGCAATTCATTTGCGAGTATCTACACCGATGTAATAAGCCCGCTAGGTGCAAAAATACAAATTGCCGGTGATCCAAATATATTAAAACAGGTTGGTAATCAACATCGGATTAGAGCGTTATTGCTTGCTGGTATTCGTGCTACCGTTTTATGGCGTCAAATGGGCGGTAAACGCCGAACGATTTTATTCAGACGTGGCAATTTTGTTGCCACGGCTCAACAACTACTTAAACAGATTTAA